The Fusarium keratoplasticum isolate Fu6.1 chromosome 4, whole genome shotgun sequence genome contains the following window.
GGAAGCTTGTGGTCTCGATATTCCGGGCTCACTTCCGGGATTTGGCTGGGGGACTGGCGTCGCTATTACTATCCCCCTATGTGAAGGGGGATAAGTGATATCAAACTGGTCAGATGGATAATGCCGACCTCTCTTTGTTGATTCATCGATACTGGAGAGTCTGTTCTCCCCTATCCCTAAGTGGGCgagctcttcctcgaggGCTTCTCCGAAGCTAGAACGGTTGGTTAACGTTTCTTTTTGAGGAAAATGTTTCAGTTCCAAGAGAGAATTGAAATGTCCAAGATCCACGTTGCGTACGACTGTACCGTCATGAGCCAACGGCTTCTGGCTCATTTTGTTGCGAGATACTTTGAGCCTAAGTCTGGGTTTGATGGGATGGCTAGAGCTTCTCTTAGGGACTGCTGAGGAATCATCACCCTCCCTTTGAAATCCTGCAGATTGGGAAGATCTCAGTCGAACCTTGAATCGCGAAGGGCTCGCTCGAAGCTGCTGGTGAGAGCGTGGCTCTAGAGTTTCATCATAAAAGAAGGACTTCAAAGCCACAGTGCTTGCCTTGGGCTCCGGTTCGACGGGTACGGCTGTATTGACTGGACTGGAGTACAGCAACCCTGTCGAAACCTCGGTCTCCGTGGAGGAGGTTCCATGAGGCGATCCGGCCTTCAGTGCCTCGTCGGGTAAAGGAGGCAGTGCTTTCATCAGTTGCGGGATACTGTTCGTCACTCTGAGTTGCTTGGCAGGAGAAATAGGGTCAGGGGACAAGATAGACGTGCCGACGTTTGCCCTCTCTCGTTCTGGATGGGGGATGGCAAAAATCGAGTCCTTTGGGACAACAATGTCTGCGGCAGCAGGGTTCCGGCGATGACGACCTCTCCCTGCTCGTCCCTTCGTTGTCGTAGCGTACTCTTCCAGTTGAGACGGTTGATTTTCAGGACGTGGAGGCGCTGACATTTCTGGAAAGCCTTCTTGGAACTGCTCCTCTCCTTGACAAGCAGTAAtgacttcttctccatctacctcctcatcagccaatAGATCGCGCTGGCTGCTTTCAGACAGTTGGGCAACAGAACCACGCTCAGCCAACATGGAATCGGAAGAACAGCTGTTCTTGTAGGGACCGCATTGATGCATCATATCCAGGCACAAAGTATTGGGCTCGGCACCCAATGTCTTGGAACGACGAAAAGTCTTGGGGCTGGATGGGCGGTGGGTGTTTTGACGGATCGAGGGCGATTTCTAGAAGCCATCGACTTCAACTTGTTCCATCAAATGCTGTACATCCGCAGGTGGTGCCGAGCTTGAATGCACACGTCTTGCATGTGCCAAAACATTTTGAGAGTCAACGGCGACACTGCTTCCAACTGAAGCGCAGCGAGGGGATAGAGCATCTTCATGTGCGCGTGGGTAACCTTGGGCTGCCTGTTGACCAGTCTTGTCAAAGTCTGCGTCTGACTGAAAATCAGTGTCTTTTTCTGACGGAGCTTCAAAGTGATCTGTTTACTTTGGTCAGCATCAATACACTAATGTTTTGATCGCCTTACATTTGAGGTTGGTTCCACTTGAATCGATGGTCGGAGGGGTATCTGAATCGTCTGTGGCCTCTGTGCCGTCTGTTCTCAGCAAGAATGGGTGTCTGATTCCCCCTGCCCTCTGAGGAATTGGACAAAGGGGAGGAGCATATTCCTGTTCATATGGGGCCTCCGTTTCGAACTCTTCGGTATAGTCGTAGTAAAATGAGCCTGTGGCGCGTGGTGGTGGCACGTTGGTATCCAGTGGCATCCCCTGATACATCTCCACAATAGACGTCAAACTGGCTGAGCGAATACTTTGGTCGCTGGAGCTTGTCTGTCGGTATTGAGGCCGTGGACCCCAGTACTGTATTCTGCTTGGTGTTCTTGAGCGACTAGGTCCTGGGCCATACTGATATGGTCCaggagatggatgtgagGGCAACGAGGACGTCGATCGACTGAACTCAGGTCGCATCGATAAGGGAGGATACTGGTGATGGCTGCGAGGGCCTCTGGGTTTATGAGACCAATAGACAGTACGCTGTTGCCCCAGTGAGATACTGAATAGAAGAAAGAGATGCTGGGGAGACAAACCTGCGAGACCCTATCAATCCCAACCATCCTGCTGTAATCAATGACTCCGTTATCCGACATTGcgggagaagcaggccgaACCCCAGGTCTTCTCAAGCGTGTTGGATATGGAAATGGGGAGCGAGGGCGTTGGAGGCCACTTGTGCTTGGTAGACTCTGAAAAGTACCGGAAGATTTGAAGGACGGTATCCGTCTCGAACTGCACGTTGTCAAGGAGTGGGAACGATAACCATCCTCGGAAGAGGGCGACAAAGATCGAGATAGAGATGGATGTGCCGATGAGCCATAGAGCGAAATGATCTCGGATGTTGTGTCTCTATACGAGGGCAGCGATTTGCGGTCATCCCGACCAGGGCCATCCTGAAAACCTTTGGGATGGGAGCGAGAAGGACGCTTCTGTACTCTAACTTCAGGCCTCGGacgtcgaggatggcgatgtcCAATCGAAGGGGTTGGGggcttgatggagaagatgccAATATCCCCAGTCTCTGTGGTTGTCTTCAGCATGCTCTCGAGGGGACCAGGAGAGCGGAGAAGAGCAGAAGTTTCATTCAGACTCTGGTACGGTCGCCGCAGCTGGGAAGGAGGCCGTAGCCTGGAGATGTCACTCTGTCTCTCGTGGGCTTGATAGGAGCTGTGGAGCGAGGTTTGGCTGATCGATCTGTGTCGGGAATCTTCGAGATCCATGGCGATACATTGGCTTCTCGACGTGCCGAGACTTGGAGGCATATAATTAACTGAGGGATATGCGAATGTTCATCGACGACAAAGTgaccaagaagaccaagaaagCTGGAGTAGGCGATTACAAGCCAAAATGACAGGCGTCACAGGCAGATTGAAACACATTCCGAGGGAAGATTGGTCAGTGGAGGAGAACTACGGGTAATGGAGAGGTTGAGGCATTCATTGGGAGGCAGGAGCAGAGAGGGAGTTTTGGAAGGAGCACTTGGTTGACTGGAGGCTTCCAGTAGAACGCCTTCTGTGTCCCATTGGTACTTGCCATTTTGGTAGtcttttttggtgttgaggagcaACCTAAGGAAGGAGCCTGAGAGCAACATTGACAGATCAGAGAGCAGCAGTGACAACTCAAAGAGCCAAGAATCACAAGATCAGTTTGACAACGCAAAGCTCCATGACGCTGTGTGCTGCGTGGGTGTGCAGAAGAAGGACAGAGGGCTTCATGCAGAGGTGGGTCCGAGCTgccatgaagccatcaccgtcgtcgtcgaggagttcCTCCCAAGTGGCAGGTCCACAATTGAAAGAGTCATTTTTGCCAACGGCGTAGGATCGGCAATGCACTAGCCGTCAGGGGATTCTGCTAACCCCAACGACGTGAAACAATTCCTGAAATGAAAGGCCACACGTTACCTTCGGGTTTGAAAACTCTCAAGTCGAAGAGAATTTGTTGGACAAATCAACGGGTCAACAATGCTTGGTGAGTCGAATCAACGTCGGTGGCGCCTCACCCAAACGCCGTCCCCCTGTCATGAGCGACAGGATGGGCGTCATCAAGCATTCGCTGCGCTTTGACGGGAACATTTGTGAAGTGGTTGTCGTCTGTGTCTGTGCAATCACCATCCAGCAGCTCTCCTCACCGCCGAGTCTTCACGTGCAAGTCGACTCGAGTCCCTTTTTTCCCATTGCCGGGCTGTCACGGGATTTGCCTCCCTGTCACACGGTTTCCCAAGAGATTGCAGAGCCCGGGCCAGAGCCTAACGAAACAAAAAAGAACCTTACCCTTCTCCCGAGGCATTCCCGTGATCTCCCATTAAACCCCCAGCCCAGGGCAGGGCCGGGACCCGCCAGGCGAGACACTCATTTCTTGGGCAGCAAACAGACTCCCTCGTGGACGGCCTCGACCGAATGCTTGTTTTGTCGTGTAGCGTGACTCATTACCCTCCATGTCCAGAAATAAACCACATTGTCTTGATTGTTGCCCTTGGCAAGGAACCTGGCCTGGGTCTGGTCTGGAGTCTGGACGGGACCGGAACCCCGTACCGAAAACGGGTGGCCGCAGAGAGCCGAAGTGAAAGTCGAGGCATCTGACTCGGCAACAGGGTTTAATTAGCAGGGCATGGGGCTTGTGGCTCTTCTGGAAGCGCTACCACCCAAAGCGCTCCAGGATGGCCGCTCTTGTCAAGACGGCTCCCGATGTGGCTTGCACCGTCGACGAGTAGAGGGTCCCCCTTGGCCAACCCTGGGCCACCCTTCAAGATTTTCCGACCTTGTGGACAAGTCTGGCCTTTCAAGCCTCGCATCCAACTGGCCACCGCCGTATCCCCGCAGTCCGTGCTGCCCACCATGGCTGGGTCCACGCGGTGTCTTGTCCAAGACTAGTCAGGGGTCTATCGCTCACTTGTAGCGCCATCGTCTGGCGCTCAAAGGTTGAGCTAATGCCGGATGCACATGTTCAACTGGGGGTCGCTTGATTTTGAACAAAAGGGAACCCTCTCGCCCGGCCGCCCAtgtcaagtcaagtcaagtcaacaAACCATTGTCAATAACAGACGCCTTCTTTCAGCCTTTGACGACTTTATTCCCGCCCTTCCCGTGTCTAACCTGTGGCTTCAGGCTCGGCCCTTTCCATATATCGTGTCTCGGGTTCCCGTCGCCTTTCCCCTCACCACCTTCTTCACCCACACCTTTGAACCAGGACAAATCGACACCTTGGAATCTCGCCCGTCTCGCCACAATGGAAGACCGGAGGCCCAACCTCACTCTCCCGCTCCCCATTCGGGAACCATATGAGTTTCAACGTCCCCAGACTTCACTCCGGAGCCCTTCAATACGCAGTCCCCGGTTCCGTGAGGACTTCGACGCCCCTTTCTCggaggccatcatgaacgCTTCTAGGACAACGCTCGCCACCGATACCATCAGCTACCCGTCTACCGGAACCAACAGCCGAACTAGCATTGGAGATAGCGAGCGTCCGTCCCCTCTTCGACTTACCCATCGCAATGCTTCCTGGGAGTCGGAGACCAAACGACGAGCAAGAGTCAACGACCGCATCCTGGAGTGGGCCAAGAGATCGTGGGGCGCTGTGCGAAGCCgctccaactccaactccaacaaaGGCGACTACTTCGACAGCCAACCCGCCGCAAGCCAAAGCAGTGTTGCCACATCCCCATCAGCAGACGACATTGCTTCAACAGAGCCAGACAGCAGTCAAGCAGCTAACACGGTCACCAACACGCAAAGGTTGACATCAGAGTCGAAGTAATGGATTGAATTCAGTACCCGAGCACCCCCATCTAATTGCTCATGGGGTTGGATGAATAATAAATGAGTTAATGTCGGCGTTGGTGGTGTTAGTCTTCTCGGGTCCAACGACGACCATGACGAGGTTAAAGGCTTGGATTTAAGGATTGATTAGGAGGCATGACCCCAGATAGAGGCAAGTCCTCCACCAGAGGCGAGACCTCAGAATACACCGCCGCCAATAATGAAAAGGCGCTCTTGTTCTCTCTTTGCCCATTGAATGATCTTGTTTGCCCCTTGTGTTATTGTGGCCCTCGACACATTGGGTCCGGCCACGCAGTAGAATTCAAAGACTGGAGTTATCCAGGCCAAAGACGTCGCATCATCCCCCACAGAGTGTAGCACTTTGAGATGCGAGTGCTTTGCGTGTATTGACGCATGTAGTTCGTGATACACCGACATCAGTCTCCTCCGCTCAACTAGCTCTGTGAAACTGGGGTCCAGTGAAGCCATGCAAAACTGGACGTTGGCCCGTGACTTGTATAAGAAATGACTGACCTGGCTGCCAGGGGTGATCTCATGTATCTTTGGGCGGCCAGTGCGGGTGGCATTCTGGATGATAGCCAGAGTTCCATTCTTAGCAAGTTGCTGGGCCACATTGTCCCTCATCTGCTTGAGTTCAAAGAAGCTCTCACGATCGGCACTAATGAGAATCATGGCGATTTCCTCATCCGCTGATCGTCCTTGTGCTGCAGCTGGGGAGCTAGCCTGCTCTCCAGATGCGCCATCAAAGAAGCTGACGTACATGTAGAGATAACCTTTGTTGTTAAAGGCAGGCAAGCATAGTGGAATCCAATTCTCTCCACCCCCTCCTTTAATCCCATCACTCTCAAAGagcatgttgaagatgagtTGAAGGTCGCTGGGGTGGAGTGAATGACGACGGGGCCGAATGACACTGACGAGTTTCCCGCCAGCCACGATGAGGCCGTACAGTAGCTTCTCGGTCCGCAACTTTAAAAAGGTGTTATTTATAGCAAGTCGCTGAGATTTTCGAAGCCTGAGGCACTCCAACGACCCGAGGAGTGCAGAGGGTGAGCCTTTTGTGAAGGTGTCAGCCAGTGACGACAGTAGAGACTCGGTCCCTTGCAGTGGCTTCCGCAGATCGGTTGATGGACGGTTGGCAAAGATGTGAGTTAGCCTGGGCAGTGTCAATGTCGACAATATCTGCATGTAGAGAGCTTCCAGCTGCGCCCGCAGCTGCGCGTCACTTTCGCCCAGCTTGCTGATGGCGACAAAGTAGAGGGGTCCTTCGGTCGAGATGACAAAACGAGTGTCTCCAGCGGAAAAGGCTTGCAGGGGGTTCTTTGCGCCCTCGTAAAACGAAATGATTGTTTGAACCACGCCCATGGAAGAATTGATGAGGCTCAGATCTCCATGACGACTCCAGATGGGCTTTCCGGCCGACGACAGGATCAGGTAATGTTTGAGTTTGGATTTCCATATGCGCAATTTGTCCTCGTCTCCAGAGTCGTCATTATCATCGTCCTGGATCGGATCGAATTCATGATCAAACTCGGTGAGCTTATCGTCAGCACCCGTCCTGCTCCTTTCAAAGGGTTGGACGGTGGCTGACTGGGAGCGAAGCAAGTTCCAGGCTGGGCTTTTCTTATGGAGCTCCCCGGCGAGCAGACTGGCAATATCCCCAGCAGGTCGCATGGTCGGTGCAAAGCTCATGATGCTTGCAGTCTCGTCCGCCTCACCGCTGAGGCTACTCTCATGTCGACTAGGAGAGGCATGGCCGCTGTCGGCTGGACTCGGCAGAGAATCGGGGCCAGGAGTAGGAAACGTTCCACGAGATCCATCTGGAAAGGACAGCGTCTGGATTTCCACGGGAGTTATTGCTGTGACCGCCTGTGCTTGCAGTGCCGACGGGTCCATGGTGGCACTCGCGGGTGGCCGTGGTGGAAGTGGAGGACGGTACTCATCGTCCGTGGGGGAGATGGATGCTGGATTGGGTCCCATCTTGACGGGTTCCATGATAGGTGTAGCTCGCTTGTCGCATTTCCAGGGGATCAGCCGTCTCGATGGTGGAATCGAGGAATATTCAGTGCAGCTAGAACCCTACGACCGGGCAAGCTTCCACGAAGGACGGGCGAGGCCATTATGCCATCTTGGACAAAGTTaaggttgacgatggtggtATCGGGGCTACAAATGAGGAGAGAGATCCATCAAGGCTTTGGGCATGACGCAGCCACATTTGGGTCATGGTCATGCAGTTTGGAGGGGCTGTTGCAGCCTTGCGCTAATGAGCCCCGTGTTCAGAGAGCTTTGGCCAATCAGCGTCTCCCCCGTACTCAAAGCTCCGCTGATTTTCGAGGTAGGTGCTAACAGCGGGTGCGGCTACGGGGGCTTTGGAGCTGCCGCCTGTGAAACGTAGCCTTCTGAGGACCTACAGACTCGAGATTACGTCTACGCAACGTCCGGCGACCAAATCAACTATCGTACGCTCTGGTTGCTAGCGATGCCTTTTGGCACTGTCGCCACTCTTCAGGGAACTCGATGTTCTCATATTCAGCTTCCATCACAATAGTCCACAGTCATGGCTCTTGAGCCCGGGTCCGGTCGCCGCTCAGTGTCCCCCGATAGCTCGGGACGAGATTCACCTATCCCACGACAATGGCGGAACCAGCTCGGAGGAGGTACGCATGCGCCATGGCTTGCTCGGATCACCAGGTTCGGTTGCTAACATGAGGTGGATAGAGGAACACCCAATCAAGGACAAGTCCTATCGCAAGTATGCCCACGGGATTGACAAGGCGCTCGTGTTATTCGAGACAGCCCTGGAGGAGTGGGCAGACTACATTTCCTTTTTGAACAGGCTTCTCAAGGTGCGCATCGACGCCCTATATCATGTATATGAGAAACTAACAGATTGTCAGGCTCTACAAGCACGCCCCAAGTCGATCAATGCCATCCCTTCCAAGGCCACCGTTGCGAAACGACTCTCACAATGCCTCAACCCGTCCCTCCCATCCGGCGTACACCAGAAAGCCCTAGAACTATATAACCTCGTCTTTTCTGTCAttggcaaagatggcctGTCAAGAGACCTCCCTCTATACCTTCCCGGACTGGCAACTGTCCTCTCCTTCGCCTCACTATCCGTTCGGGCACCATACCTCGATCTCTTAGAACGCCATTTCCTTGGGATTGATCCTCGATCACTTCGACCGGCTATGAAGTCCATCATTCTCGCCTTACTACCAGGTTTAGAAGAAGAAACAAGCGAGGACTTTGATCGAACACTGCGCCTGGTTGAGAGCTTCAAGCATGCCATTAGACCAGCTCAGAGCGAAGAAATCACCGAACAGCACTCAACAGGTGACGCATTCTTTTGGCaatgcttcttcttggcatccatTACCAGCCAGAGCCGTCGTTCAGGTGCCCTCGCATATCTCGTGCGATACCTACCCACGTTAGGTCCGCTGGTTGCACCCGATGCGAACAAGTCAGCGACTGCACAAAACGAAAGTGCTGAAGGGACGAAGGGCAAGCTCGCATCGGTCGTGACATCTCCCGAGCCGGGCCTCTTGTTACGCTGCTTTGCAAGCGGCCTCTCTGATGAACAGTTGCTTATCCAGCGCGGCTTCTTAGATCTCTTGGTTTCTCATCTTCCCCTGAATTCACATGTCATTCAGACTCGAGTGAAACCTGTTGATCTAGAACTACTTCTCAAGGCTGCGGTTGGTGTTGTCACACGCCGCGACATGAGCCTGAACAGACGCTTATGGgcctggcttcttggcccaGAGCCAACTGCGGAACACGAACACGGTCCTGAAGGACCACATAGTCCTTCTGCCGAGCATCATGCGTATCTAGCTTCCAAGACCAGCCACTTTGAGGAATTCGGTCTCCAACCATTGACAAAGGCTATCCTCCAGATGATCAGGGGCAACTCACAAAACACAGCCAGCGAGCGAGCCAGACCCTACAGGATATGTCTTTCACTAATGGATCGGTGGGAGATTGGCGGTTTGGTTGTTCCCGAGGTGTTTCTTCCAATAATCGAGAGTGTGCGACGTTTCAAGGACCAAGCTTCGACCAAATCCGAGTTCAACGAGGTCGTGCGAAGTGCCAGCGTCTTTTTTGACGGAATCGAAAGTGGCCTGATTTACGGTGAGATTGTCGGGCTTCTTGCGCAGGCCTTGGGCCCTGGAACTCTCAGTTTTGCAGAACGAAGTGACAAGCTCTCGCTAGTCAACTTCATTCTGACCAACTTCAACGtgcgagaagaagaaatgaTTACTATCCACGCCCCTCTGTGTTGCCTGGCAGCCCTTGCAATGCTGGAAGACTCCAAGGGCCGTTTGGCATCAAACGACAgttcgacttcttcctcatcccagTCCCTGTCTAGCCAAGCTCAAAATGTCGCCATATCACTTCTGGAGATTATTCCAGAGAGGGTATTCCCAGAGCATGTGGAAGGTGAAGGGATACATGAGTCCCCTTCAACAGTGGATGTGCTCAAGAAGATACGGAATTTCTATGTCAATGAGCAAGGTAACGTCGAGGCATCGCCGCCACCTTTTAAACCCCTGGACATTGGACAAATGATCTTGGAGAAAGCATCACAGTTTATTTGTGAAAACCTGGACTCGTCAGCAACTGACCTCGGCATTTGTGTACGACTCTTGGTTCTTGCAATGCACAAGACACCCAAGACATATCCAGTCAAGGAAGCGCAGCTCTTGGAACTTATGCATGACCTACTTGACCAGCCAGAGATAATCCCGTTTCCATCCTTCGCAGCGATATTACAGCTATCGACACAGCTATACTATGCAGAGAGGATCGAAACCAAACAACTCTCACGCTTAGTACTCCCTCTGGTGCGGCAGGCTTGGACATACCTCTCTGCGTCTGAGCCGAAATACCACGTGGAGGCAGTGCGAGGTTTATGGCAGCTGCAGTCAGCCTTGACGCCTTTCAATCGCGATATCGAAGCAGCTTTGTCTagcctcgtcatctccaaTGACATTAGATACAGTGGCATCATTGAGCCTGTTGATGAAGGTCGCGCACTCGGTGTCCTATGGTCGCACACCCTACAAGACAACGCTTCTTCA
Protein-coding sequences here:
- a CDS encoding Vacuolar fusion protein MON1, with the translated sequence MEPVKMGPNPASISPTDDEYRPPLPPRPPASATMDPSALQAQAVTAITPVEIQTLSFPDGSRGTFPTPGPDSLPSPADSGHASPSRHESSLSGEADETASIMSFAPTMRPAGDIASLLAGELHKKSPAWNLLRSQSATVQPFERSRTGADDKLTEFDHEFDPIQDDDNDDSGDEDKLRIWKSKLKHYLILSSAGKPIWSRHGDLSLINSSMGVVQTIISFYEGAKNPLQAFSAGDTRFVISTEGPLYFVAISKLGESDAQLRAQLEALYMQILSTLTLPRLTHIFANRPSTDLRKPLQGTESLLSSLADTFTKGSPSALLGSLECLRLRKSQRLAINNTFLKLRTEKLLYGLIVAGGKLVSVIRPRRHSLHPSDLQLIFNMLFESDGIKGGGGENWIPLCLPAFNNKGYLYMYVSFFDGASGEQASSPAAAQGRSADEEIAMILISADRESFFELKQMRDNVAQQLAKNGTLAIIQNATRTGRPKIHEITPGSQVSHFLYKSRANVQFCMASLDPSFTELVERRRLMSVYHELHASIHAKHSHLKVLHSVGDDATSLAWITPVFEFYCVAGPNVSRATITQGANKIIQWAKREQERLFIIGGGVF